One window of Thioclava sp. GXIMD4216 genomic DNA carries:
- a CDS encoding DUF1036 domain-containing protein, giving the protein MTAAAIQQPRSRLRPCAGSWLVAGLLAGAIGGLAADRSAAQTEPAGFRLCNETLDVFSAAFGQSRDDLFETKGWWVIGPGQCAQLTDQPLHARFVYVLATDPFGKVLVEGATPMCAAPQQFDIRGESDCLARGYLEARYLEVDTKEERGFTLSVYPDAP; this is encoded by the coding sequence ATGACCGCCGCCGCGATACAGCAGCCCCGCTCCCGCTTGCGCCCTTGCGCGGGCAGTTGGCTGGTGGCAGGGCTTCTGGCGGGCGCAATCGGGGGGCTTGCCGCGGACAGGAGCGCGGCACAGACCGAACCGGCGGGCTTCCGGCTGTGCAATGAAACACTGGATGTCTTCAGCGCGGCATTCGGCCAGTCCCGCGACGATCTCTTTGAAACGAAAGGCTGGTGGGTGATCGGGCCGGGCCAATGCGCGCAGCTGACCGACCAGCCGTTACATGCGCGGTTTGTCTATGTGCTGGCCACCGACCCGTTCGGAAAGGTGCTGGTCGAGGGAGCCACCCCGATGTGCGCCGCACCGCAACAATTCGACATCCGCGGTGAGAGCGACTGCCTTGCACGGGGCTATCTCGAAGCGCGCTATCTGGAAGTCGATACGAAAGAGGAAAGAGGCTTTACGCTCTCTGTCTATCCCGATGCGCCGTAA
- a CDS encoding tetratricopeptide repeat protein, with protein sequence MRLSPIVLLSLCALPLSLPATSIPALAQQTQTAPTDDPLAPAVAALDKGDVKAAAKGFEDAWNAGNADAGFYLGRFYELGLGTAKNPARATEFYRAAAEKGSAEAQNRLGLMYLDGRGVVRDYKEGARLVCAAADQGDANGAFNCGVVYMNGRGMAKDEAKAVAEWTKAADQGHIAARNLLGLALKNGTGIKADPAKAVALFQKTADQGNALGLYEMALAYQSGTGITEDLGEAYVYANLAAARNHPDAAKLRDQLEEKLSAEDLAKAQEEARTKMDALRAGTAAKANP encoded by the coding sequence ATGCGCTTGTCCCCTATTGTTCTTCTTTCGCTTTGCGCCCTGCCCCTGTCGCTTCCGGCAACATCCATTCCGGCGCTGGCCCAGCAAACCCAGACCGCCCCGACAGATGACCCTCTTGCACCGGCAGTGGCCGCGCTTGACAAGGGCGATGTGAAAGCGGCCGCGAAAGGGTTCGAAGACGCGTGGAATGCCGGCAATGCCGATGCAGGGTTCTATCTGGGCCGATTCTACGAATTGGGTCTGGGCACCGCCAAGAACCCCGCCCGCGCGACCGAGTTCTATCGCGCCGCTGCCGAGAAGGGGTCCGCCGAGGCCCAGAACCGTCTGGGCCTGATGTATCTCGACGGGCGCGGCGTGGTGCGCGATTACAAAGAGGGCGCAAGGCTGGTCTGCGCGGCCGCCGACCAAGGCGATGCGAATGGCGCGTTCAATTGCGGTGTCGTCTATATGAACGGGCGCGGCATGGCCAAGGATGAGGCCAAAGCCGTGGCAGAATGGACCAAAGCCGCCGATCAGGGCCATATCGCCGCCCGCAACCTTCTGGGCCTTGCGCTGAAAAACGGCACCGGCATCAAGGCCGATCCCGCCAAGGCCGTGGCGCTGTTCCAGAAGACCGCCGATCAGGGCAATGCGCTGGGGCTGTACGAGATGGCGCTGGCCTATCAGAGCGGCACCGGCATCACCGAAGATCTGGGCGAGGCCTATGTCTACGCCAATCTGGCAGCCGCACGGAACCATCCCGACGCAGCGAAGCTGCGTGACCAGCTGGAAGAAAAGCTCTCGGCAGAAGATCTTGCCAAGGCGCAGGAAGAGGCCCGCACCAAGATGGACGCCCTGCGCGCAGGCACCGCGGCCAAAGCCAATCCCTGA